The DNA sequence GTGGTTATCTTTTTCGTCCCTTGTGTTGTATGCTGCTTCGTTTGATGAGTCTCTACCTCTGAGGCCAAGGTGTGACTATGTTTGAAGTGTTACCGGAATCTAATGGGATGGGGTTCTGTTTTCCGTTTGAATTCGGAAACTTCAAATGTAAGCGAGGTTATTAATTGGGACACTTATTCTGTAAACCACTGTAATTGACGTTTAGTTCAGCTCACTGGTATATTTTGTCCATGTCAGTAGGCATGTGAGATCATGTGACTCGCGTATAGGGCAGCTTGGGTAAATGGGCTCTCAAATCATTTTAGCTGCCATAGTGTGCTTCAGAATTGGCTGCACACATAGTCATCCTTCAATAAAGCATTGCTTGGTAATGTCATATATAGTTTTAGCCTTCAAGAAAGTAGCATTTCATGGTGGTTATTGGAGAAGTAGTTGAAAGGATTACCATAATCGTCAATActtctgttttcttcttttttggtttacGCATAAAAGTTACGGCATTTGTGAACTCTACTTATGTTCTTTTATAACATAAAAGATCTTACTTTATGCAGGCTTGGGACAGACTTATTTTCACGCCTAATCATCCCAACTCTGCATCAAAGCTTGATGTGGAGTTTAGATTTATTAAAGGTACTTTATATGAATGGGTACAAAACTCTGTctgttactttgtgaaatttattTGGCCAGTCTCTTCTGAGGCAAGATTTGCTTTTGGACGTAAATGCTGAGTTTTGTATGATATGGATATTAGTTGAGAATGTACTCAGTATTGAAGATTACTAATGCAATACAGTGTGTATTGCTTTCTCCAaatatttgtgaatttttgaccTCTTATTACCCGCGATTGCCATTGCTTAGTGCAAGTTTATGCAGATGATAGCATGTCATCATGTTTCAAACCAAACTCTGATGTTTCAGGTCATAAAAACACGAAAGAGGGATCAAATAAACCGCCATGGCTCAACCTCACCAATGATCAAGTTAAGTTTCCGAATGACCCATTGTTACTGTGACTTTGCTCAAGATGTGACTATCTAGCTTGGAGGTGTGTAACATGGCCATTGTTGCCATTTTTTAATGTTACCTgtgtttaattaatttttcacttatggaaCAAGTATTTTGCTGCTCTAGTTTGTGTTTCATTATTATACTCAACAATTTGGTGCTCTTTTTGAGTGATGCATGATAGTCACTGTCTCCTTGCAGGGTGGAAGTTACATATTTGAATTTGAAAGTTACTCTGATCTCCACATTTGCAGAGATTTTGTAGGTAAGGCTAATTCTGATAGCAAAAACTTTGTGCCTTCATGTTAATATGCTGGAGCCTAGTATATTGGCGAAGAGGCTAGTTTGGTCCAATCTAAGTGTCTGAGTTTTGACCCTGTTGTAGGAGCTGcattcttttcccttttacgAACAGTAGAGATCAGCTTTCTTTCATTGTTCAGGCGCTGAATTATTTCTTCTATACGTGAGAAATTTTCTGTCTTGCTATGTCTATGGattctatttccttttcctttttattttttcctataGTATTCTAAGGCAGGTTGTGTGATATAACTTTTCATTTTCAGCTACCGCAGGAGGGATGATAACTTTAGCATGCATTGCTGACATGTTGTCTATGACTCTGGTTTTGTTCTTGCTGTGTGTTTTAATGTATTGAGGCTTGTTGCActtcttttttactttatttttaatgAGGAAGGGAATCTGAGTATCGTGAGTAATTTGAGTCTGATACAGTGCAGACAGCTAAATGCATGCCCATGTTGCTAGGtagtgcatttttctttttcttttttttttttttttgtgggaccAGAGTGATGGAAGTCTTTGCTTCTGTTCTGGTTAGTTAGATGGCTTGCTAGTTGTTTTCTGTTTTAACTTGTTGCCTTTTGGTGTGAATAATTCTTGTTTGCGAGTAAAATTATATTGGTAATTTCATTCTGTCATGGAGCTTTATGTGCTGGTTCTTTAATAGGAAAAGCCATTGGGAGATCTGGGGACACTCCAGCAGCTGCCTCTGGAAAGACTGATGCCTCTTTTCCTGAAGAACAAATCAGCACAGCTGAATTGGAGCTCCGCatcaagcttttgagagaaaacAGGTAAATTTGTCTTGTCCGACCACCCATGGTTATTCTAAAATTatgaagatttaggacttactCATTCTCCATTTCATCTCGATGGTTTGAACAGTTTAAGCAGTTACAGTATCCACAGGCCTTATAACGCCTTGATCTTGATTATGGCCTTCTCTAGTTGGTCTCATTTTCTATTGATTTTCGTCACAGACCTATGCCCTAAAACACTTGACAAGTAATATCATTTCCTTATTCTGATTATGACTAGATCACATGAATAATGGTTTGAATAATTTGGCGGATCAACTCTGTAACCTGTACTTCCCTgctttaattattattttgttcaTATACTACGTAATATGTCTCTTAGAACCACTTGATGAAAGTTTGCCCATTACAGTGAGTTGCAGAAACTTCACAAGCAACTTGTGATTGGTGGGATCCTGACGGAAGCGGAATTCTGGGCGACAAGGAAGGTGAGTAGTTTGAAGACCCAAAGCTGTTTGAACATGATATACTTTTATTTAGCACTTCTAGCGTAATTGGTTGAACCTTCTGTCTAATAGAAATCATATATACACATATGATTACAACtggtgattttattttttctgctgCTTATTTTTTATGTAGAAATTGTTGGATAGAGAGTCgaatagaaaatcaaaacaacGCGTGGGCTTCAAAAGTGCCATGATTTCAGACATTAAACCAGCAACAGATGGCAGGGTATGATTGTGATCTCTCTAATCTAGCATGCCCatctcatgattttatcttGGATTTTGCAGGACTTGTGGTATATTTGTTCTCCTTTTTGGCAGTTTCATTTGCAACGGAAACTTATGGCTGTTTCTTCCCTGTTTCTCTGCAGACAAACAAAGTTACTTTTAGCTTGACACCAGAAGTGATCCTTCAGGTATTGGTTCTTctttgaaagaggaaaagcTTTTCGATTTTAATTTCCACTTCCATTTTTTGGGTTGTCTGGAAAGATAGAAATAGGCGGGCTTTTAAAAATGAGGAAGGTTCTGTATTGGCTGTAAAGGGTAGTTGGCTTCCCACCTTAACCTTTTGGCATTGTGTCAGAGAACTCTTTGACACCGAgtctttttgcaatttctcaggtgatttctagcttTTAGGTTGTAATGAGTGGCACCCCCTTGCTGCTCTTTGAtatacttaaaagaaaaaaatgcctTGCCTTTATCCAAAAGAGGGCGATCATTTCCTGGTGGCCCTGCCACAACTTACCCAATCTTTGCTAAGAGCTGAATTCATTAATAGGGAATGACAAATCCCAAACCATTTTGTTCGGGCACGAATCTGAGTATTACTGGGTGGACTGTCTACTATATATCATGGAAAACAATGGGCACTAAAAATGTGAAATgctaccttaccaaaaaaaaaaaaaatgtgaaatgctgagaagttaaaaatgtgtttttctcTGTCTAGTACAAGAAGATGTTGGTATCGTTTTGATGGAATTGGCCTGATGCATACATTCGTGATATACGAGTAATTCTTATTTCCATTCTACTTTTGATATGTTAATGTGTTCTTGTATCCCAGATTTTTGCTGAGAAGCCCGCAGTTCATGCAGCATTCTTGAGTTATGTTCCAAGTAaggtaatgaaaatattgctTCTTGTTCCATCGTTTTCCAGACTTGTTGCCCCCTATAAGTACTTAAATAGTGATGAAGCATATTTGTTCATTAGATTGTTCAAAGCAACACGTGACGCTGAACTATGGTTTCTTGAATCATTCCCTGTACTTCAGATGACAGAGAAGGACTTCTGGACCAAGTACTTTAAAGCGGAGTACCTTCACAGCACAAAAaatgctgttgctgctgctgcggaGGCTGCTGAAGATGAAGAGCTTGCTATTTTTCTCAGGAATGATGATATATTGGCCAAGGAAGCAAGGCAGAAGGTGCTGGTCTTTGAGTTGGAAACTCTTCTACTTGAGAATGTTTTGAGAGAATTGTCTCTcttgtttccttctttcttgaTTAGTCCGTATTGATGCTTGAGTTTTTCTAATGTTTTGCTTTGTTCACAGATCCGACGGGTTGATCCTACTGTAAACATTGAAGCTGACCAAGGAGATGACTACACACACTTGCCTGTATGATGATTGTGCATTTGTCTGGTTATAATTTTGCATAGGTCCTTATGACTATGTACGTCTGTACTCTGGTTTCCTTGAAAATCCTTTCCCATATTGCTTTGGAGAAACAGTTGACTTGCTAGTGCTAGCTATATGGAATCAACTTTGCTATACTAGCTGTCTTGAGGTGCCTCTCAAGTAACTATTATGTGAAGAAACCACCTTGCTTTAAGTGCTTGTATAAAATTTCGTAGGAATTCCTTTTACTGCCTTTGTCTATTCAATTTTCCTAGGGCAATGCATGGCTTACTTGAGGACTGTCTCAAGTGCTTTATTCATGATGACATGGTGACAATATGGCTGACACAAATGATGGAGCTAAACTTCAAATCAGTTTGCATGTTTCGGACATGCAGGATCATGGCATTTTTCGTGATGGTGGCAAAGATATTACTGAACTGCAACATGAGCTTTACAGGAGGACTTTAGCTCACGACCTTAATCGGCATGCTGCAGTAGTGCTTGAAGGAAGAACAGTAGGTGGGTAATAACTTTTTAGTAATTAATGTTTTCTCGTACAATAATTCCTCACTCTAAGTTTTAACTGTGGGCTTTTTGTTACTCTTAGATTTTAGACATAAGAAATGAGGTCTGAgttagaataattttttttcatattttctttatttttttaatgtttagaTTTAGGCATGTGAGGTTAAGCCTATGCCTTTCTAAATGATCACGCAGAGGTGGAATTGGAAGACACAAGGACAGTTGCAGAGGCACTTGCTAAGTTTAAACGCGGTTAGCCCAGTTCCTATTTCTGCTGTTTATTAttcgttttgtttttctatCGTGACTCAATGTTTTCGAACTTTCACTAATTATATAGTTGAATCGGCTAATGAGGATTCTGATGGGAACGCTAACCAGGGGAGATTGGAAAGGATCTCTCGTATCACAGAGATTGAGGACCTTCAGGCACCTCACGGTCCACCACTTGCTCCTCTCTGCATAAAAGTATATCAATATTTACCTTTGAAAACTTTTAAGTTGCAAAACAGATGCTGTGAAATTGGATGTTTCATGTCAGTTTGTATCCAGGATCCCCGAGACTACTTTGATTCCCAGCAAGTCAATGCCATTAAAGCCTCAGCAGTGGCAGAGGGAAAAAAGAGCAATTTGAGCTCCAGAGAAGCATACGGATCTCTGAGGGACTCAATATCACAGACTAAACAAATGGGACTTCACAATCCTGTTGTAAAGACTAAAGATGCTCTTCAGGTATAAGAGTCTTTAGAGTTATTGCTCAGGTCTTGTACAGTTGTGGGACTAGTATGCCGAACATTTGTATTGCCAATGCTGGCTCATATGACTGCCCTTCCTTAATGCATGGTGTAGGTTTTCAATGCGCTGTCCCATGATATATCAAGAACCAAGTATGATGTTGGAAAGAATCCTCAGGATAGTGTTCTGGACAAGTTGCCAAGCACAACCAAAGAGCAGCTTCTTCATGTAAGTTGACAATTCACCCAAGCTTTTGCTTTCGATGTCTTCTGATGCAAATTTGGTTATATCATCTTAGTTGTCATTGCAACTATTCTTGATGACAGCATTGGACGTCCATACAAGAATTACTGAGGCACTTCTGGTCGTCATATCCAATTACGAGTTCTTACCTTTATGCGAAGGTAAATGTTTGGTATTACTCCTTGGTCAGTGTCAGGGTTTCATTAAAGGTCAAACAAACAGTCAACATACCACAAATGTGATAGGTGATTTTTGTATGTGTGGAAGTCAGATGCTGAGGTATGACACTAATTCTGTTGAGGTTATGAGTATCATTAATTTAGTGGTGGGGTTTGACAGCAAGCCCTGTTAGTAGATTTCTCTCTTTAAACTTCATGACTACCCAGTTATGGCCCTCCTTGTCTATTGCAAGCAAAAAGATAGGACACAGGGAACGGGTTTTAGCATGCCATTTCCCTTGAAAATTGCTCAGTTGGTCAAGTAGGTGGAGGAGCTGAATTAGGATTATGATGCAGCTGTTGCCAAGGAACTCAAGtataattgaattagtaaaaactGAAGTTTCTCTGTTTAGCATTTGACTGGATTAGTCACTCgataacttttttatttatgtgcAGGTAAACAGACTGAAGGATGCCATGTCACAAATTTACCCACAGCTTGAAGTATGTTTCTTGTTAATCTCCTAAATTTGTTAGCTGATTGATTTATGCAAACCCTTGGAGAAAATATGATCTTTTTCTCATTCAAATGGTAATGTAGGGTTCTCATGCTCAATTTTATGTTGATCTCTGGTGGCTTTGTATAGGGTCATGTTTGTATGGGATCCTTGTCAACTTGCTTCATGATACTATGTTCTGCTTGAAAACTTACTGcatttaatatgatttttctcttcaaaatttagaGTTTTAACAGAAATCTAATGTAAGAagtaaattaataaaatgttcTTCTCctgccaaaaagaaaacaacagttTCTTCTAGGCTTTGAAGAAtcgctttctttcttcttcttctttttgccccCCCTCTGTCGAATTGCCTTTTTTAGAGTTGATAACTCATCCTGAGGTAGTTGATTTGATGGTGGAAACCCATATACATTATGGATTTGTTCTCGATTCAAGCAGGCTTTGTTGGGAAATTCTCTTCCATGTTTGTTGAAGCTCTGCATTGCTTGTGTAAACTGATGGTACTACATGAAACTATCATTTACCTGGTCAAAGTGTTTTTTATGGAACATGGATTTCACTAGCTAGGTGTTTGGCGGTCTGCTTTTTGCTTCCAAAAAGCTGCGGTATTTCAAATTTCCATTAGGGTGTTTGGCATATGTACCTATCTTGGTCTGTTGGGCCTGTTAGGCAGGGCCAGGATAAAGTTTATGCCCTTCGTGGGTGGGCCTGGCTGAACTCAGGCCTGATCAGTTCTCAGGCTGGCCTGTGTAAAGGTAGAATGCCAAGCCCCAGCTAAACTCTGACCTTTTCTGTTCATTATAGATGTTTCATATATCTGTGAAAGCCAGAGATAATTGTCTGAAACATAATGCCAAAGAAGATCTTTTGTTGAACCAAAAATCAAGTGCCACCTTAGTTTCCTCCAATTCTCTTGCACTCTCTACCAACTGGTCTTATTGCCTCTTCTGTCTGTGCTGTACATCAATTGCTTAAATCTCTTCCGCTGTTGTCCTTAGAGTCCTCCATTAGCAACTGAAAGCTACCAGGTGTATTTTTTATAACATGATGAACGACATCCTATTATCATTGAAGCACCTAGTCTAGGCAGAGCAGCATTGCTTCCTGGCACAGCAAAGCATTCAAGTAGTTTACAACAACGTCAGTTGAATCCTATCTGGTGATTGGTGCATCATCCAATCTGCTTCACTTGTGActttcaatttaggattttgaatttttgacgGCTTTGTTAGCAACCCCTGgctgtttgaaatttttttaacctttGATTCGCCTTCAAATTTCAGGAGATCAAGAAATCTGTGCCAGCCAACCATAAGCAGCATGTTTCCGTTCTTGTTCGCCAAATGCATCAGGTATGGGATTTCCTTTTTAATAACAATTGCAACAGCAATAAGTTTAATAGTCTTTGTGCTGGATTTAAGTAGTTTCACTAGAAGCTTTTTTTGAGCTTTTTCAACTAAAATTTGCAGAATTTCTTATTGGATCATGAGTATTAGTGACAGAATGCACTGATTGATAGACATGCGCACTATCCCTATATTCCTTTTAAGATTACAACATCAACATTTGCTGTAGAGCTACCGTATGTTGTGGCACATTGGTGGCAAATGGAACGAGAGATCTAACAGAAACTTCATTTGATGCAGGCCTTAGATGCTGCTTTTCAGCATTATGATGCAGACTTGCAGAAGCGATCTGCAAAGAGCAGCGAGAGACCAAATGGATTTGCCTAGATTAATTTATGCTCACTGTGCAAGTTTATTTGCGGAGACTAGTGGCAGTCCATGGAAGAAGTGGGGGGATAGGAAAATGGCCCATTTTGACGATGCTACAAGATCCATGGCCACACTATCCGTGCTCAGGGCACTACTTTTGCCGAATTGCCATTGAATGAATAGACCCCATCACGGATCAATTTTGGTGAGTGCCTATATTTATTGTAGGAAAAAAAACTCGTTTGGGGATTGAGGCCATTGACTTGATGTACTGTGTTATGAGTTCCACAAATGTGAGGGAACCATCAATGAGATTTGAGGAGATGCACACAACTaattttccccctcttttaaGTTGATATGCTCTTATAGTGCATGGGTTACTGTTATCCTGGTCTTCTGCAGAGCAAAGAATCACTTCCGGAAGGAAACCCATCCGGTTTCTTGTTGTTGCCTTGAAGCTTTCTCGAATTTTATGCTTTTACTCCTGCAGATTTTTGAATCTTCCAGTAACGCAATCATGCATTATGTTTCCGTTTATGACAGTAAGTGCTGAAAAGTACTTTGTAGTGATTGGGAAAAGGTCAGTATTTTTCTTTGGCCAACATACAAAAGAAGAGGTTTGGGAATTGGTTAAATTCATGAGCATCCTGTGCATGTATAGGTACATTAACAACCGGACATCTCCAGgatgttttttctatttcattttggctGCTTGTCCCATCTAATCTAGTGTAATTTAAGTCAATACAAAAGTTTATCTCGAAAATTTGTACCAAAAATATTCTGCACTTTCTAGTTTTAAAATCACAATCATCTCAATGTCAACCGAACAACCCCAGAGCCGCCTCAACCGCACCAGTGGTGGTGCTGTTGCACTGGTGCGGCAGAAGTTGGGTAAAAGGTGAGCAGAAAGGTGAAGATAGGGATAAGTGCGTAAGGTTTTGAACATTGGTGAATTTGGAGTTGAAAACTTAGGGATGTTAAGAGTATATTTCGATTAGAACGACGTCATGTAAGGCAAACAAACAATAAAAGTTGCTGGCACTATACCCATTCAAACTAACTTTCATTTAAATTGCTAAAAAGAGCTTGAAAAATGGTTTTAGCGAGAATAATTTTGGACACTGAAGGAATCGAGAATAGAAAAGAATATGAGCAGTCTCCTCTAACATGGTCTCTAGCTTACTATTTGCTTTGCCATTCATGCTTCCACTTCCTTCCATCTTCAACGTGACTTCAACCTACAAAAAACCAAATGACTCTCATGTAAGAAAACATTCTTCGAAATCAAGGAACATTTGAAAGCGCAAGATTTGCACTTCAGGACGCAACTCTTAGAGCAGAAGTGCGAGatcccatttcattttttttttttttatgtatggaGGCGACCATCAATCCATTGAAAGTGTACGGACAAATACCGAAAATATCCCACAGCGGCTTCAAGTCCTCCATTCCAAAGGAGGCCGCGGAGCTTTATAGGCCTGAAAAGATCAAAACCcaaaaacagaataaaaaaaaagagagaattcaaacCTAATGTCCCGTTTTCTTCATCATGCATTATCTGCAAAGTTCCATGACACCCATGAAAAAATGCCGTCAAAAGAGGCAAAGGCGATACCGTTATGATCTTGTGCTTGGAACTATCGCGTTGCTCTCTGCGATCTTTGCAGAGAGCGATCGTGCAGACTCTACAGCAGCAATATCACTCTCTAAAGCCATGAGTCTTGCACACGCTGCAGAACTTGGCGCTCGCTTGCGACCAGCCTCAACCACGGCGGAGATGCCTTCTCATCTTTTGACGAGACCATCATTGCATCAATCACCATAAGGAAGCAAATCAAGGGTTCACTAGGTGTAATTAGTCCGGAATTTTACCCGTTAATTAAGTGTCTTCGAGCTTCCGTGAAAAGGTTTGACTAGTCGATCGCGGACGATGTAGCAAGGAAAAACTGCAGAAATATGAAGTTCTCCTATGAAGAACATCGCTTCTTTTGATCTCATTACAGTATAGACAGGTGACAGGCTATCCACATCACCGATGGTTGATTAGTCCTAAGCAATCTGGATTCGCACCTCGTCATAGAATCGATGGAATCGATGGGAAGCATTAAGAGTAACCATCGAGCCGCACGTGGAATACGACTCGAATAGCACCGACCCAACATGACTTGTTTAATTTGACACATAGGATAAAAGGTAGATAGCAAATCTCTTTATCAGTTAGAATGTTACGACAGTACTTCAAATAaagagaaatgggcaagtgagtTAGACTCCACCATACTCGCGTGTAATTGCGCGATTATTAGCTACACTTAGTGAATAATTATTGACACTAATTTCAAcgataaatttatttcttatttcttgaattttcgaaattataattaaaatacattattcATTCCTAACGAAACAGCGCGATTCCTACATGTAGGAGTTGCAATTatcattaaatttattttttgaaatttaattaactGTTTATGTCCAAGAGTTGCAATCTTTTAGAGAAGGCAATTTTTCGGACaatgaagagttgtgtccgaATAAACTATTTTTCGGACAACAAATAGTTGTTGTATGAAGTGGTGTGTCCGAAATTAAATGTTTGTGGACACGAATAATTGTGATCGAATGATGCTTCTGAGATATGAGAAGTTGTCTTCTTTCAAGTATTTATATTGAGCGGCTCTGTTCATTTTTAGAATCTTATcttctgttttcattttcttttattaaaaaaaaaacataagcagCCAttgtttccaattgtttcccttAATAGATctccaaaaaatatcaaaattgctatctGTCATTCTCATTGAGACTTTATTGTATCCTGGAGGGTATTTGCTGAAATCATTAGCACCTCTGcggggcaaataaatccttaaagagagtgttatcacgcctcaaagtctgatCCTGATGTTCATCCCATTTGATCATATTTTCCATCATGTTCTGTGTTCTTAGTTGCAATGATCGATCCCGGGAATACAATTCTTCAGTTGACTGGTGTAGCTGTCGGTCCCTTTGTGTCATTATAAACCTCAATACGAATTACAATTTTTTGATCCAGTGCTATTGTCTCAGCACTTACAACCCTTCGGCATGATCGAGCAGCAAAACAGTGACCTGCAACGACAGTCCTTGTACATGGGACAGCGATTGTGTCGCAGCATTCAGCAGGTGCCCATATTCTGTGTCCTATATATTGGCCGAGACTTCGAGTTCTGGAGTTTTGGTAAATGATGTCCTACATTTAGTCGCAGGACACGAAAGCCATGAACACGCTGAGCCTGAGGCGGATGCAACATTCGGGTCAGTTCTTGAGCATCACATCTTGGCCTTCACAGCCTCTGAATTCATTCAATCGACATCAACATGACAGATTATGCTCTTGGGAATTTGCAATCACATTTGCCTTCCCTATCTGCATAAGGTATATCTCTTTACCGGTTTCCATTAGCAATGTAAATGCAGTTGTGGACAGGTGCACAGTGGTTCTTTCCTGGATATTGAAGCCCCCAATGGCTTGCTCGGCCTTGGTATGGGGAAGATATCAATTCCTGGAATTTTGTCGAGGGAGGGCTATAGAGCAGACTCGTTCTCCTCTGTGTTTCGTCCACCGTGGGTGGGACAGATCAATTTTGGGGGTAAAGGTAGTCCTGACCAGGATGAGACCTCGAACCCGGCCTCATGAAAGTAAGTGGCAACTTCTCAGCTTGATTAGAGTTGTTTTTCCATCAGAAGAAACTTATCCTGCAACTCATGTCCATAAACTACTTTTTGCTGACCGAGCTATAGTGTCACCGTGGCTCAAATTCAGATAGAAGAGGCGACACTCAACATGAACATCACCGCTCTGTTCGATTCCAGGACCTCCTTCACGTGCTTGACCGATCCAACTTTACCATGCTGTCGGAAAGCGTAAGCTACATTTTTTGATGCAGATCCGCATGGCTTCCTAAATGACTAGGTTTTGTTTGTGTTCTTTTGATGTTGCTTCTGTTGCGGTTTCACTCACAAGTACAAGATAAGGGGCGCCTTCATGACTCAAGAATCCCTTTCAAATACAGTAATCATATGAGCTGATGTTTTGGGATTTCTGGAGACAATGTCATTGTGATATCCTTAGGCTGTGTTTGGCGGTGAGGATAAAAAGCAGtataggataaaatttatcttatcctGTATTTGGTTACCGCCCAGGACTGGATAAAGTGGGATATAATGGGATGTAACCTGGACAAAATTATCTCATgaggaggtgggataaaggtggaaAGGATTTCTTATGTTCGTGGtagaaaagctatttttttcacaaataacaaacttcttaaaaaataataataatatatgtattatatttgaattccaatataaaaaatagaattaaaaataaattttttatttattcctatatatatttataaatttaGTTTCTTTCTACTTTACAGTATATATTCTGTGCACATACTTATGCACACTTCATGTCCATTTCATTACGAATTGAAGGATTTTTATTGGATGAGTTCAAAGAAGGATTTTTTGTAGTAT is a window from the Rhodamnia argentea isolate NSW1041297 chromosome 8, ASM2092103v1, whole genome shotgun sequence genome containing:
- the LOC115741207 gene encoding general transcription and DNA repair factor IIH subunit TFB1-1-like isoform X1, with the protein product MASGHVIKRAKYKTSVKDPGTAGVLKMAWDRLIFTPNHPNSASKLDVEFRFIKGHKNTKEGSNKPPWLNLTNDQGGSYIFEFESYSDLHICRDFVGKAIGRSGDTPAAASGKTDASFPEEQISTAELELRIKLLRENSELQKLHKQLVIGGILTEAEFWATRKKLLDRESNRKSKQRVGFKSAMISDIKPATDGRTNKVTFSLTPEVILQIFAEKPAVHAAFLSYVPSKMTEKDFWTKYFKAEYLHSTKNAVAAAAEAAEDEELAIFLRNDDILAKEARQKIRRVDPTVNIEADQGDDYTHLPDHGIFRDGGKDITELQHELYRRTLAHDLNRHAAVVLEGRTVEVELEDTRTVAEALAKFKRVESANEDSDGNANQGRLERISRITEIEDLQAPHGPPLAPLCIKDPRDYFDSQQVNAIKASAVAEGKKSNLSSREAYGSLRDSISQTKQMGLHNPVVKTKDALQVFNALSHDISRTKYDVGKNPQDSVLDKLPSTTKEQLLHHWTSIQELLRHFWSSYPITSSYLYAKVNRLKDAMSQIYPQLEEIKKSVPANHKQHVSVLVRQMHQALDAAFQHYDADLQKRSAKSSERPNGFA
- the LOC115741207 gene encoding general transcription and DNA repair factor IIH subunit TFB1-1-like isoform X2: MASGHVIKRAKYKTSVKDPGTAGVLKMAWDRLIFTPNHPNSASKLDVEFRFIKGHKNTKEGSNKPPWLNLTNDQGGSYIFEFESYSDLHICRDFVGKAIGRSGDTPAAASGKTDASFPEEQISTAELELRIKLLRENSELQKLHKQLVIGGILTEAEFWATRKKLLDRESNRKSKQRVGFKSAMISDIKPATDGRTNKVTFSLTPEVILQIFAEKPAVHAAFLSYVPSKMTEKDFWTKYFKAEYLHSTKNAVAAAAEAAEDEELAIFLRNDDILAKEARQKIRRVDPTVNIEADQGDDYTHLPDHGIFRDGGKDITELQHELYRRTLAHDLNRHAAVVLEGRTVEVELEDTRTVAEALAKFKRVESANEDSDGNANQGRLERISRITEIEDLQAPHGPPLAPLCIKDPRDYFDSQQVNAIKASAVAEGKKSNLSSREAYGSLRDSISQTKQMGLHNPVVKTKDALQVFNALSHDISRTKYDVGKNPQDSVLDKLPSTTKEQLLHHWTSIQELLRHFWSSYPITSSYLYAKEIKKSVPANHKQHVSVLVRQMHQALDAAFQHYDADLQKRSAKSSERPNGFA
- the LOC115741207 gene encoding general transcription and DNA repair factor IIH subunit TFB1-1-like isoform X3, translated to MWSLDLLKVIKTRKRDQINRHGSTSPMIKDFVGKAIGRSGDTPAAASGKTDASFPEEQISTAELELRIKLLRENSELQKLHKQLVIGGILTEAEFWATRKKLLDRESNRKSKQRVGFKSAMISDIKPATDGRTNKVTFSLTPEVILQIFAEKPAVHAAFLSYVPSKMTEKDFWTKYFKAEYLHSTKNAVAAAAEAAEDEELAIFLRNDDILAKEARQKIRRVDPTVNIEADQGDDYTHLPDHGIFRDGGKDITELQHELYRRTLAHDLNRHAAVVLEGRTVEVELEDTRTVAEALAKFKRVESANEDSDGNANQGRLERISRITEIEDLQAPHGPPLAPLCIKDPRDYFDSQQVNAIKASAVAEGKKSNLSSREAYGSLRDSISQTKQMGLHNPVVKTKDALQVFNALSHDISRTKYDVGKNPQDSVLDKLPSTTKEQLLHHWTSIQELLRHFWSSYPITSSYLYAKVNRLKDAMSQIYPQLEEIKKSVPANHKQHVSVLVRQMHQALDAAFQHYDADLQKRSAKSSERPNGFA